TGAAGATACTCTTCGTCCTTCCTATAGTATTATGACAAATATCAGTCTCCTTTAACTCCTTTTGAACAATATCTTTAACCTTATTTATATATTCCTCCCTCTGCTGGATTATTTCATCAATATTTTCTTTGATTTCCATATAGCTCTTTGGATTTAAATAGTTAAAAGAAACGTCTTCTAGCTCCCCTCTTATCCAGCCAATCCCAAGCCTATTAGCCAAAGGAGCATATATATCCATGGTTTCTCTTGAAGTCCTTAACTGTTTGTCCACTGGAATGAATTGTAATGTTTGCATATTATTGAGCCTGTCAGCCAGTTTTATCAAGAGAACCCTGATGTCTTTAGCCATAGCAATCAGCATCTTTCTAAAATTCTCTGCCTGTTTTTCTTCGCGGCTCGAAAATTTCATCTTCCCCATTTTTGTTACGCCATCAACAAGCGACACCATCTCATCTCCAAAAAGGATTTTTATCTCTTCTAAAGTTGTGTAACCGTCTTCCACGGTATCATGTAATAACCCTGCTGCAATCGTTATTGAATCCATCTTTAATTTTGCGAGAATTCCAGCGACCTCTAAAGGATGAGATATGTAGGGTTCACCTGAAAGCCTGGTTTGTCCCCTGTGAACCTTTGCAGAATAGATATATGCCCTTTCGATAACATCAAGGTCTGCATCTGGATTGTATGATAAAACCCAATCCCTTATATCTTCTATTCTAACCATTGCCTTTATCTTCTTAATTAAGAATATATTGAATGAAAAGTTTTAACCTTAAATGTTTAATCATTAATAAAAGATTAGTCATTAATCATGCTTTCTCTCATTCATTGTTTTGCTGTTTGTTTTTTGGGGTTACATCTATTTCATCAAGGCTATGGTATGATTTTTTAAAATTGACTATCATCTCGGCAAGATTCTTCCCTATACCTGTAAGACCCCCTAAACCAAAGACGAGGAGAATAATAAACAATAAAATTATTAATTCCAAAAGCCCCAATCCAAACATTCTAAAATCCCTCTTTCCTCAGGTTATCTTTTAATGCAGGCTTTGGGATGAAGAACATATCTTGAATCCTTTTTATTTTTATAAAAAATATTATTACTTTTTCTTTTTGTGTCGAGAACTATTCCTTAATTTCTTGTGTTTATGTTTTCTCATCTTAGCTCTCCTTTTCTTTACAACGCTCCCCAATTTAATCACCCCTTTTCATTAATATTTAAATCTATAATATATAGCATATCCAAAATAAGAAGTAAAGTAATCCATTAGAATAAAACCTTTAAAGTTTGTTTGGAAGCGAAAGCAGGGTAGTCCTTAAAAAATAACTTTTATTTCTTGTTTTTGAGTTGGCTCTTTACCTAATTGACTGCCATTTTAGAGGCTAGTTTTATAGCATTTATGAGGCTTTTAGGATTGGCTTTATCTTTTCCTACAATATCAAAGGCAGTTCCGTGACCTACTGAAGTTCTTACAATGGGAAGTCCAACAGTAACATTAACTCCTTCATCAAAAGAGGTTGTCTTGATTGCTATATGTCCCTGATCATGATACATCGCCACAACCAGATCATATTCACCTCTCATAGCTCTGTTAAAGATAACATCAGGAGATACCGGACCAGCAACATTGATTCCTTTTTCTCTGGCCACATTAACAGCAGGGATAATCTCTTTTAACTCTTCATCTCCAAAAATACCACTTTCTCCTGCATGTGGATTTAAACCGGCGACACCAATCCGTGGATTTTTAATACCCAGATCCTGCATGGAATTATATCCCAGATATATTGTTCGTAAAATCCTCTCTTTTTTTATTAACTTACAGGCATCTACCATTGATACATGAAGGGTGACATGAATGACCTTTATATCATCTGTTACCAGCATCATAGCAAAGTCTTTAATACCAGTTTTTTCTGCAAATATTTCTGTATGACCCTGATACTTGTACCCAGCTAAATTTATGGCCTCTTTGCTAATTGGAGCAGTAACCACTGCATCAACATCTTTCTGGATAGCAAATTCAATCGCCTTTTCCACATACCTGACAGAAGCTCCCCCTCCTTCCTTGCTTATCTCTCCCTGTTTTATATTGTCCAATTGTAAATCCTCAATATCTAAAACATTGATTTTGCTAAAGTTAAAATCAGAATCCCTTAATTCTTTTATAGAATTGAAAAAGACCTCGTCCCTTATCTTCAGGCTCTTTCGAACATTCTCTAATACAGAAAGGCTACCTATTACCAGGGGATGAGAAACTTCGTATATAACCGGTGTGTGAAGAGCCTTTATAATAACCTCAGGCCCTATCCCCGCGGGATCACCCATTGTTATTGAAATGATAGGTTTTTTGTTTTTCTCCTTGTACACGCTTGACGATCCTCTAGTTAAGGTCATGGCCTCTTATTTTTATGAGACCCTCTTTGATATTTTGAATACTTCCCTGATATTCTTAATTGATGGTAAAAAAAAGAATATCTTTTGTCAACTTCTAAATGTTTTACTTTTAATATATCAAATCGTGTGTTAAAATTACTTAACAATAGCTTTCACAGGAGTAATTTAAAAATGGTGGGTTATCCTAAAGAAGTTGAGTTTATATCTGGGAAAAGGGCTGTTTTGAGAACGGTTGAAATCACGGATAAAGATAAAATTGAGGAGTTTCTTCTTCAGTTTCCTCCAAAAGAGAAAATTTTTATAAATGAGGCCATAGAAGAATCTAAAACCCTTGAAAACTGGATAAAAGAATCAAAAAATAACATTTTTACTCCTCTTATTGCTGAATTTAAAGAAAAGATAATAGGAATGGTTTCCTCCTGTAAAGCCAAAAATGCTCCTTCAATAAATTTTAAGAACATGATATTACTTATAGATAACGAGTTTAAATCATCTCGTCTCGGTTCTATTCTTTCAAGGGAATTGTTCAGTGAAGTCTTGCTAAAAAGGAAAAAGATGAAAAAGCAAGGCCTTTAATCATCTGCTTTAAAATTTTTTTATCATGAGAGCTCTTTTATATACTTCGACAGAATCCTTCTTAACTCCTTAAATTCCTTATACTTCTTTAGATTTGTATCGACATATAGGAGAGTGTTGTCAATATATGGTAGATATCTATCATTATTCTTGCAAACCTTTTGATACGAAAAGGTTCCTACGGCTTTAAGGTTTCTTTGAATAGACATATAATCAAAGAGCCTTAAAAATTCATCTCTATCAATCCTTATCTTTTCAATCCTTTCCTTTTCTCTGATATAATAATCGATAAGCTCTTCTCTTACTTTATCTTCCAAAACAAGATAAGAATCCCTTAAAAGGGATGCCAGGTCATATTGACAGAGACCCATTCTTGCATCTTGAAAGTCTACAATACCTAGCTTATCATTCTTAACCATTATATTTCTGCCATGATAATCTCTGTGGGTGAATACCTTCTTCTCCTTTGTTAGTATGTTGATAATATTGAGGAAGTTATTTCGAATCTTTTCCCTATCTTCTTTCTTTATCCTTTTTTGCAATAGCCCTTCTATCATGTGTGTCATAAAAAAATCTAACTCCCACATAAGTTTTTCCACATCAAATTCCAAGGAGTATGCAACACACTCTTTTCTGTCTGTTTTATCTCCACTTACCTGCATTTTTAAAAGGAGATCAATAGCTCTCTTATAAAACTTGACCTTTACACTCTTCTTCTCTCTTTTCAACCTCTCTTCCAAGGTCATGGGTCCCAGGTCT
This sequence is a window from Nitrospinota bacterium. Protein-coding genes within it:
- a CDS encoding twin-arginine translocase TatA/TatE family subunit yields the protein MFGLGLLELIILLFIILLVFGLGGLTGIGKNLAEMIVNFKKSYHSLDEIDVTPKNKQQNNE
- a CDS encoding AURKAIP1/COX24 domain-containing protein, which produces MGSVVKKRRAKMRKHKHKKLRNSSRHKKKK
- the pdxA gene encoding 4-hydroxythreonine-4-phosphate dehydrogenase PdxA; amino-acid sequence: MTLTRGSSSVYKEKNKKPIISITMGDPAGIGPEVIIKALHTPVIYEVSHPLVIGSLSVLENVRKSLKIRDEVFFNSIKELRDSDFNFSKINVLDIEDLQLDNIKQGEISKEGGGASVRYVEKAIEFAIQKDVDAVVTAPISKEAINLAGYKYQGHTEIFAEKTGIKDFAMMLVTDDIKVIHVTLHVSMVDACKLIKKERILRTIYLGYNSMQDLGIKNPRIGVAGLNPHAGESGIFGDEELKEIIPAVNVAREKGINVAGPVSPDVIFNRAMRGEYDLVVAMYHDQGHIAIKTTSFDEGVNVTVGLPIVRTSVGHGTAFDIVGKDKANPKSLINAIKLASKMAVN
- a CDS encoding phosphotransferase; translation: MKADSYLEIDPRYILDTINKIHDKNVKDITITPLLGDASDRRYYRILFGSAGVKDEIQRSVIVIKLKEPYQSGEPPFLNIQRYLKKCRIPVPDVFYYDRKRGLIFLEDLGPMTLEERLKREKKSVKVKFYKRAIDLLLKMQVSGDKTDRKECVAYSLEFDVEKLMWELDFFMTHMIEGLLQKRIKKEDREKIRNNFLNIINILTKEKKVFTHRDYHGRNIMVKNDKLGIVDFQDARMGLCQYDLASLLRDSYLVLEDKVREELIDYYIREKERIEKIRIDRDEFLRLFDYMSIQRNLKAVGTFSYQKVCKNNDRYLPYIDNTLLYVDTNLKKYKEFKELRRILSKYIKELS